One Vigna unguiculata cultivar IT97K-499-35 chromosome 11, ASM411807v1, whole genome shotgun sequence DNA window includes the following coding sequences:
- the LOC114168492 gene encoding probable inactive purple acid phosphatase 27 isoform X1 yields the protein MHNLQICVLNCFSSMGSRNRILLKHVSILLVFFLSLSCCSTSETLTPSLLNLVVSNTTLLHRNFTALSEFRMINRRILSDCSASNPSLKVNVLSNSTLSDEEFVTVTVTGVSNPSDGDWVAMISPSNSDVKSCVLNELFYLQTGDTAKLPLLCHYPVKAQYMKNDPNYLSCKNKECKKYQDGKCVISTCSGSIQFHVINIRSDIEFVFFSGGFLKPCLVGRSTPVSFANPKRPLYGHLSSIDSTGESMRLTWVSGDKEPQQIQYGNGEAVTSTVTTFSQADMCSSALPSPAKDFGWHDPGYIHSALMTGLKPSSPFSYKYGSDSVGWSNQIQFSTPPAGGSDELRFIAFGDMGKTPLDASKEHYIQPGALSVIKAIAKDVNSNKVNSVFHIGDISYATGFLAEWDFFLHLINPVASRVSYMTAIGNHERDYVDSGSVYITPDSGGECGVPYETYFPMPTSAKDKPWYSIEQGSVHFTVISTEHDWSENSEQYAWMKKDMASVNRQKTPWLIFMGHRPMYTSHPGLFSSENKFNEAVEPLLFQNKVDLALFGHVHNYERTCSVFQHKCKAMPTKDKNGVDTYDGRNYSAPVHVVIGMAGFTLDNFSSNAESWSLKRITEFGYLRSHATTKDLSLEVSAYLFVVSNTKEVMDSFHITK from the exons ATGCATAACTTGCAAATTTGTGTGTTgaattgtttttcttcaatGGGGTCTCGTAATCGAATTCTCCTCAAACATGTTTCCATTTTACTGGTTTTTTTCCTTAGCCTTAGTTGCTGTTCGACCTCTGAAACTCTCACTCCCTCACTTCTGAACTTGGTGGTTTCTAACACCACACTGCTGCACCGCAATTTCACCGCACTGTCAGAATTCAGAATGATAAACAGACGAATTTTGAGCGATTGCTCTGCTTCAAATCCCTCCCTCAAAGTTAATGTCCTCTCAAATTCCACTCTATCGGATGAGGAGTTTGTGACAGTTACTGTCACAGGGGTTTCCAATCCTTCAGACGGTGATTGGGTTGCTATGATCTCACCTTCAAATTCTGA TGTGAAATCTTGTGTGCTGAATGAGTTGTTCTATCTACAAACCGGTGATACGGCCAAACTTCCTCTGTTATGCCACTACCCTGTTAAG GCACAGTACATGAAAAATGATCCAAACTACCTCAGTTGCAAAAACAAAGAATGCAAGAAATACCAAGATGGGAAATGCGTTATCTCAACGTGCAGTGGTTCAATACAGTTTCATGTCATCAATATTAGAAGTGACATTGAGTTCGTGTTCTTCTCTGGTGGATTCCTGAAACCCTGCCTTGTGGGAAGGTCCACGCCCGTGAGTTTTGCTAATCCCAAGAGGCCACTCTATGGGCATCTATCAAGCATAGATTCAACCGGAGAATCA ATGAGATTGACATGGGTTAGTGGAGACAAGGAGCCTCAGCAAATCCAATATGGAAATGGAGAAGCAGTTACTTCAACAGTCACCACATTTTCTCAAGCTGATATGTGTA GTTCAGCTCTGCCGAGTCCTGCTAAGGATTTTGGATGGCATGATCCGGGATACATCCATTCAGCACTTATGACAGGACTAAAGCCTTCAAGCCCCTTCTCCTACAAATATGGAAG TGACTCGGTTGGTTGGAGTAATCAAATCCAGTTTTCAACACCACCAGCTGGAGGATCGGATGAGCTCAGATTCATAGCATTTGGTGATATGGGCAAAACTCCTCTCGATGCTTCCAAAGAACACTACATTCAG CCCGGAGCTCTTTCAGTGATTAAAGCTATAGCCAAAGATGTAAATTCCAACAAAGTAAATTCAGTGTTTCACATCGGAGACATAAGCTATGCGACAGGTTTTCTAGCAGAATGGGATTTCTTCCTTCACCTTATCAATCCAGTAGCTTCCCGGGTTTCTTATATGACAGCAATAGGGAACCATGAGAG GGATTACGTAGATTCTGGTTCAGTATATATTACTCCTGACTCTGGTGGTGAATGTGGAGTACCTTATGAAACATATTTCCCAATGCCAACTTCAGCAAAAGATAAGCCTTGGTACTCTATTGAACAAGGAAGTGTTCATTTCACAGTAATATCAACTGAGCATGATTGGTCAGAAAATTCTGAGCAG TATGCATGGATGAAAAAGGACATGGCATCGGTTAATCGACAGAAAACTCCTTGGCTAATCTTCATGGG ACATAGACCGATGTACACCTCTCACCCGGGATTGTTTTCAtctgaaaacaaatttaatgaaGCTGTGGAGCCATTGCTATTTCAGAATAAG GTTGACTTGGCTCTTTTTGGCCATGTACATAATTATGAGAGAACTTGTTCCGTGTTTCAACATAAATGTAAAGCCATGCctacaaaagataaaaatggaGTGGATACATATGATGGCCGAAATTACAGTGCTCCTGTGCATGTTGTCATTGGCATGGCTGGCTTCACCTTGGACAACTTTTCAAGcaat GCGGAGAGCTGGAGCCTGAAAAGGATTACCGAATTTGGTTATCTAAGATCACATGCTACAACGAAGGACTTGAGCCTGGAGGTTAGTGCTTACTTG TTTGTCGTCTCAAATACAAAAGAAGTTATGGACAGTTTCCACATTACAAAGTGA
- the LOC114168492 gene encoding probable inactive purple acid phosphatase 27 isoform X2 translates to MHNLQICVLNCFSSMGSRNRILLKHVSILLVFFLSLSCCSTSETLTPSLLNLVVSNTTLLHRNFTALSEFRMINRRILSDCSASNPSLKVNVLSNSTLSDEEFVTVTVTGVSNPSDGDWVAMISPSNSDVKSCVLNELFYLQTGDTAKLPLLCHYPVKAQYMKNDPNYLSCKNKECKKYQDGKCVISTCSGSIQFHVINIRSDIEFVFFSGGFLKPCLVGRSTPVSFANPKRPLYGHLSSIDSTGESMRLTWVSGDKEPQQIQYGNGEAVTSTVTTFSQADMCSSALPSPAKDFGWHDPGYIHSALMTGLKPSSPFSYKYGSDSVGWSNQIQFSTPPAGGSDELRFIAFGDMGKTPLDASKEHYIQPGALSVIKAIAKDVNSNKVNSVFHIGDISYATGFLAEWDFFLHLINPVASRVSYMTAIGNHERDYVDSGSVYITPDSGGECGVPYETYFPMPTSAKDKPWYSIEQGSVHFTVISTEHDWSENSEQYAWMKKDMASVNRQKTPWLIFMGHRPMYTSHPGLFSSENKFNEAVEPLLFQNKVDLALFGHVHNYERTCSVFQHKCKAMPTKDKNGVDTYDGRNYSAPVHVVIGMAGFTLDNFSSNAESWSLKRITEFGYLRSHATTKDLSLEFVVSNTKEVMDSFHITK, encoded by the exons ATGCATAACTTGCAAATTTGTGTGTTgaattgtttttcttcaatGGGGTCTCGTAATCGAATTCTCCTCAAACATGTTTCCATTTTACTGGTTTTTTTCCTTAGCCTTAGTTGCTGTTCGACCTCTGAAACTCTCACTCCCTCACTTCTGAACTTGGTGGTTTCTAACACCACACTGCTGCACCGCAATTTCACCGCACTGTCAGAATTCAGAATGATAAACAGACGAATTTTGAGCGATTGCTCTGCTTCAAATCCCTCCCTCAAAGTTAATGTCCTCTCAAATTCCACTCTATCGGATGAGGAGTTTGTGACAGTTACTGTCACAGGGGTTTCCAATCCTTCAGACGGTGATTGGGTTGCTATGATCTCACCTTCAAATTCTGA TGTGAAATCTTGTGTGCTGAATGAGTTGTTCTATCTACAAACCGGTGATACGGCCAAACTTCCTCTGTTATGCCACTACCCTGTTAAG GCACAGTACATGAAAAATGATCCAAACTACCTCAGTTGCAAAAACAAAGAATGCAAGAAATACCAAGATGGGAAATGCGTTATCTCAACGTGCAGTGGTTCAATACAGTTTCATGTCATCAATATTAGAAGTGACATTGAGTTCGTGTTCTTCTCTGGTGGATTCCTGAAACCCTGCCTTGTGGGAAGGTCCACGCCCGTGAGTTTTGCTAATCCCAAGAGGCCACTCTATGGGCATCTATCAAGCATAGATTCAACCGGAGAATCA ATGAGATTGACATGGGTTAGTGGAGACAAGGAGCCTCAGCAAATCCAATATGGAAATGGAGAAGCAGTTACTTCAACAGTCACCACATTTTCTCAAGCTGATATGTGTA GTTCAGCTCTGCCGAGTCCTGCTAAGGATTTTGGATGGCATGATCCGGGATACATCCATTCAGCACTTATGACAGGACTAAAGCCTTCAAGCCCCTTCTCCTACAAATATGGAAG TGACTCGGTTGGTTGGAGTAATCAAATCCAGTTTTCAACACCACCAGCTGGAGGATCGGATGAGCTCAGATTCATAGCATTTGGTGATATGGGCAAAACTCCTCTCGATGCTTCCAAAGAACACTACATTCAG CCCGGAGCTCTTTCAGTGATTAAAGCTATAGCCAAAGATGTAAATTCCAACAAAGTAAATTCAGTGTTTCACATCGGAGACATAAGCTATGCGACAGGTTTTCTAGCAGAATGGGATTTCTTCCTTCACCTTATCAATCCAGTAGCTTCCCGGGTTTCTTATATGACAGCAATAGGGAACCATGAGAG GGATTACGTAGATTCTGGTTCAGTATATATTACTCCTGACTCTGGTGGTGAATGTGGAGTACCTTATGAAACATATTTCCCAATGCCAACTTCAGCAAAAGATAAGCCTTGGTACTCTATTGAACAAGGAAGTGTTCATTTCACAGTAATATCAACTGAGCATGATTGGTCAGAAAATTCTGAGCAG TATGCATGGATGAAAAAGGACATGGCATCGGTTAATCGACAGAAAACTCCTTGGCTAATCTTCATGGG ACATAGACCGATGTACACCTCTCACCCGGGATTGTTTTCAtctgaaaacaaatttaatgaaGCTGTGGAGCCATTGCTATTTCAGAATAAG GTTGACTTGGCTCTTTTTGGCCATGTACATAATTATGAGAGAACTTGTTCCGTGTTTCAACATAAATGTAAAGCCATGCctacaaaagataaaaatggaGTGGATACATATGATGGCCGAAATTACAGTGCTCCTGTGCATGTTGTCATTGGCATGGCTGGCTTCACCTTGGACAACTTTTCAAGcaat GCGGAGAGCTGGAGCCTGAAAAGGATTACCGAATTTGGTTATCTAAGATCACATGCTACAACGAAGGACTTGAGCCTGGAG TTTGTCGTCTCAAATACAAAAGAAGTTATGGACAGTTTCCACATTACAAAGTGA